A part of Chitinimonas koreensis genomic DNA contains:
- the rplF gene encoding 50S ribosomal protein L6: MSRVAKNPIVLPAGVEVTLAGGEIVVKGPLGTASRPLNSAVEIALENNALTFKAVDESKNARAMSGTMRALLNNMVIGVSKGFERKLNLVGVGYRAQAQGETLNLTLGFSHPVAHKMPAGVKAETPTQTEIILKGVDKQQVGQVAAEIRAYRAPEPYKGKGVRYSDEVVVLKETKKK, encoded by the coding sequence ATGTCCCGCGTAGCTAAGAACCCAATCGTTCTGCCCGCCGGCGTTGAAGTGACGCTGGCCGGCGGCGAGATCGTCGTCAAGGGCCCGCTCGGTACGGCCTCGCGTCCGCTGAACAGCGCCGTCGAGATCGCGCTCGAGAACAATGCCCTGACTTTCAAGGCCGTTGATGAGAGCAAGAACGCCCGTGCCATGTCCGGCACCATGCGCGCTCTGCTCAACAACATGGTGATCGGTGTCTCGAAGGGTTTCGAGCGCAAGCTCAACCTGGTCGGCGTGGGTTACCGCGCTCAGGCCCAGGGCGAGACGCTCAACCTGACGCTCGGTTTCTCCCACCCGGTGGCGCACAAGATGCCCGCTGGCGTGAAGGCTGAAACCCCGACGCAGACCGAGATCATCCTCAAGGGTGTGGACAAGCAGCAGGTCGGTCAGGTCGCCGCCGAAATTCGCGCTTACCGCGCGCCGGAACCCTACAAGGGCAAGGGCGTTCGCTACAGCGACGAAGTGGTGGTCCTGAAAGAGACCAAGAAGAAGTAA
- the rplR gene encoding 50S ribosomal protein L18 — protein sequence MDKNQTRLRRARKTRARIAGLKVVRLSVHRSNSHIYAQIIDETGSKVLASASTLEVEVRKDIANGGNVAAAAAVGKRIAEKAKAAGITAVAFDRSGFHYHGRVKALADAAREAGLEF from the coding sequence ATGGACAAGAACCAAACTCGCTTGCGCAGGGCCCGCAAAACCCGTGCCCGCATCGCAGGGTTGAAGGTGGTGCGCCTGTCGGTGCATCGCTCCAACAGCCATATCTACGCCCAGATCATCGACGAGACGGGCAGCAAGGTGCTGGCCAGCGCGTCCACCCTGGAAGTCGAGGTCCGCAAGGACATCGCCAACGGTGGCAACGTCGCTGCGGCCGCGGCTGTCGGCAAGCGTATCGCTGAGAAGGCGAAAGCGGCCGGCATCACTGCCGTCGCCTTCGACCGTTCGGGCTTCCACTACCACGGTCGCGTCAAGGCCCTGGCCGACGCCGCTCGTGAAGCCGGCCTCGAATTCTAA
- the rpsE gene encoding 30S ribosomal protein S5: MAKSDIEDRGDGLREKMISVNRVTKVVKGGRIMGFAALTVVGDGDGRVGMGKGKSKEVPVAVQKAMEEARRKLVKISLKNGTVQHAVIGKHGATTVLMQPAPEGTGIKAGGPMRAVFEVMGVTNISAKCHGSTNPYNIVRATLDGLSKLRTPSDIAAKRGKSVEDILGVEANG, translated from the coding sequence ATGGCTAAGTCTGATATCGAAGATCGCGGCGATGGCCTGCGGGAGAAGATGATCAGCGTCAACCGCGTCACCAAGGTGGTGAAGGGTGGCCGGATCATGGGTTTCGCCGCGCTGACCGTGGTCGGTGATGGTGATGGCCGCGTCGGCATGGGCAAGGGCAAGTCGAAGGAAGTGCCCGTGGCCGTGCAGAAGGCGATGGAAGAAGCTCGCCGCAAGCTGGTCAAGATCAGCCTGAAGAACGGTACCGTGCAGCATGCGGTGATCGGCAAGCACGGCGCCACCACGGTGCTGATGCAGCCGGCGCCCGAAGGTACCGGCATCAAGGCCGGAGGCCCGATGCGCGCTGTATTCGAGGTGATGGGCGTGACCAACATCTCGGCCAAGTGCCACGGCTCCACCAATCCGTACAACATCGTGCGCGCCACGCTGGACGGTCTGTCCAAGCTGCGTACGCCGTCGGACATCGCTGCCAAGCGCGGCAAGTCCGTCGAGGACATCCTGGGGGTAGAGGCAAATGGCTGA
- the rpmD gene encoding 50S ribosomal protein L30, translating to MAEARTIKVTLVKSLIGRLEAHKACARGLGLRKINQSVEVIDTPANRGMINKISYLLKSEG from the coding sequence ATGGCTGAAGCTCGCACGATCAAAGTGACGCTCGTCAAGAGCCTGATCGGCCGTCTCGAGGCGCACAAGGCGTGCGCCCGTGGCCTGGGTCTGCGGAAGATCAACCAGTCGGTTGAAGTCATCGATACCCCGGCCAATCGCGGCATGATCAACAAGATCAGCTACCTGCTGAAAAGCGAGGGCTAA
- the rplO gene encoding 50S ribosomal protein L15 translates to MELNTIKPADGATHAKKRVGRGIGSGLGKTCGRGHKGQKSRSGGFHKVGFEGGQMPLQRRLPKRGFKSLTKGLTVEVRTGDLNRLPVEEADLLVLKQAGLVPHGARGVKLILAGAVEKAVKLRGVVATAGAKAALEAAGGSIVE, encoded by the coding sequence ATGGAACTGAATACGATCAAGCCGGCCGACGGCGCGACCCACGCCAAGAAGCGTGTCGGTCGTGGCATCGGTTCCGGTCTGGGCAAGACTTGCGGCCGTGGTCACAAGGGTCAGAAGTCGCGTTCGGGTGGTTTCCACAAGGTGGGCTTCGAAGGCGGTCAAATGCCGCTGCAACGTCGCTTGCCGAAGCGTGGCTTCAAGTCGCTGACCAAGGGTCTGACGGTTGAAGTGCGTACGGGCGACCTGAACCGTCTGCCGGTGGAAGAAGCTGACCTGCTGGTTCTGAAGCAGGCTGGCCTCGTTCCGCATGGTGCCCGTGGCGTGAAGCTGATCCTGGCTGGCGCGGTCGAAAAGGCCGTCAAGCTGCGTGGCGTGGTGGCGACCGCTGGTGCCAAGGCTGCTCTCGAAGCTGCCGGCGGCAGCATCGTCGAGTAA
- the secY gene encoding preprotein translocase subunit SecY: MASTASKFADLKKRIWFLIGALIVYRIGAHIPVPGINPAELAHLFDTSKSGAGLLNMFNMFSGGALSRFTVFAIGIMPYISASIILQLASEVIPALKELKKEGESGRRKITQYTRYATVLLATFQSFGIAVMLHRQPNLVLTGQIEFYFTTVITLVTGTMFLMWLGEQITERGLGNGISILIFSGIAAGLPNSIGQTLELASKGALPILLVLGLGAGVVLITAAVVFVERGQRKVLVNYAKRQVGNRIMQGQSTHLPLKLNMAGVIPPIFASSIILFPATVLSWTGNSESFSWLKRVGDMLHPGQPLYVLLYAAAIIFFCYFYTALVFNPKETADNLKKSGAFIPGIRPGDQTAKYIERVILRLTLIGAIYIAVVCLIPEFLLLQWQLPFYFGGTSLLIVVVVTMDFMAQVQSYLLSHQYESLLKKANFKAG; this comes from the coding sequence ATGGCCAGTACCGCGAGCAAGTTCGCGGATCTGAAAAAGCGCATCTGGTTCCTGATCGGTGCCTTGATCGTTTATCGCATCGGCGCGCACATCCCCGTGCCGGGTATCAACCCGGCGGAGCTCGCACACCTCTTCGATACGTCGAAGAGTGGTGCGGGCCTCCTGAACATGTTCAACATGTTCTCCGGCGGCGCGCTGTCTCGGTTTACGGTCTTCGCGATCGGCATCATGCCGTACATCTCGGCCTCGATCATCCTTCAACTCGCTTCCGAGGTCATTCCTGCCCTCAAGGAGCTGAAGAAGGAAGGCGAGTCCGGTCGTCGCAAGATCACGCAGTACACGCGCTACGCGACCGTGCTGCTCGCCACGTTCCAGAGCTTCGGTATTGCGGTGATGCTGCACCGCCAGCCCAACCTGGTGCTGACGGGGCAGATCGAGTTCTACTTCACCACCGTCATCACGCTGGTGACCGGAACCATGTTCTTGATGTGGCTCGGCGAGCAGATCACTGAACGTGGCCTCGGCAACGGTATCTCGATCCTGATCTTCTCGGGCATCGCCGCGGGTCTGCCGAATTCGATCGGCCAGACCCTCGAGCTCGCCAGCAAGGGTGCCTTGCCGATCCTGCTGGTGCTCGGTCTCGGCGCCGGCGTGGTGTTGATTACCGCTGCAGTGGTCTTCGTCGAGCGTGGTCAGCGCAAGGTGCTGGTCAACTACGCCAAGCGCCAGGTCGGCAACCGGATCATGCAGGGCCAGAGCACGCATCTCCCGCTCAAGCTCAACATGGCCGGTGTGATTCCGCCGATCTTCGCCTCGAGCATCATCCTGTTCCCGGCTACCGTGCTGTCCTGGACCGGAAACTCCGAGTCGTTCTCCTGGCTCAAGCGTGTCGGCGACATGCTGCATCCGGGTCAACCGCTCTATGTACTGCTGTACGCGGCTGCGATCATCTTCTTCTGCTACTTCTACACGGCCCTGGTGTTCAATCCCAAGGAGACCGCGGACAACCTGAAGAAGAGCGGCGCCTTCATCCCGGGCATCCGCCCCGGTGATCAGACTGCCAAGTACATCGAGCGCGTGATCCTGCGTCTTACCCTGATCGGCGCGATCTACATCGCAGTCGTATGCCTGATCCCTGAATTCCTGCTGTTGCAATGGCAGTTGCCGTTCTACTTCGGTGGCACTTCGCTGCTGATCGTGGTGGTGGTGACGATGGACTTCATGGCGCAGGTTCAGTCTTACCTGCTGTCGCACCAGTACGAAAGCTTGTTGAAGAAAGCCAACTTCAAGGCCGGTTGA
- the infA gene encoding translation initiation factor IF-1 — protein MSKEDVIQMQGEVLENLPNATFRVKLENGHVVLGHISGKMRMHYIRILPGDKVTVELTPYDLSRARIVFRAK, from the coding sequence ATGTCGAAGGAAGATGTCATCCAGATGCAGGGGGAGGTGTTGGAAAACCTCCCCAACGCGACTTTCCGCGTGAAGCTGGAAAATGGCCATGTGGTGCTTGGCCATATCTCCGGAAAGATGCGGATGCACTACATCCGCATCCTGCCTGGTGACAAGGTGACCGTGGAGCTGACGCCCTACGATCTGTCCCGTGCACGGATCGTGTTCCGCGCCAAGTGA
- the rpmJ gene encoding 50S ribosomal protein L36 codes for MRVQASVKKICRNCKIIRRNRVVRVICTDPRHKQRQG; via the coding sequence ATGCGAGTCCAAGCTTCGGTCAAGAAAATCTGCCGCAACTGCAAGATCATCCGCCGCAACCGCGTTGTGCGCGTGATCTGCACGGATCCGCGGCACAAACAGCGTCAAGGCTAA
- the rpsM gene encoding 30S ribosomal protein S13 → MARIAGVNIPNHQHTVIGLQAIYGIGQTRAKAICATAGVPTDRKIKDLTDTEMDKLREEVGKFTVEGDLRREITMNIKRLMDLGCYRGLRHRRGLPCRGQRTRTNARTRKGPRKAIAGKK, encoded by the coding sequence ATGGCCCGTATTGCTGGGGTTAACATTCCCAATCATCAGCATACCGTGATTGGCCTGCAGGCCATTTACGGAATCGGACAGACTCGCGCCAAGGCCATCTGCGCAACCGCCGGTGTTCCCACTGATCGCAAGATCAAGGACCTGACGGATACGGAGATGGACAAGCTGCGTGAGGAAGTCGGCAAGTTCACGGTCGAGGGTGACCTCCGTCGTGAAATCACGATGAACATCAAGCGTCTGATGGATCTCGGTTGCTACCGCGGTCTGCGCCATCGTCGGGGCCTGCCCTGCCGTGGCCAGCGCACCCGTACGAACGCCCGCACCCGCAAGGGCCCGCGTAAGGCGATCGCCGGGAAGAAGTAA
- the rpsK gene encoding 30S ribosomal protein S11, translating to MAKANTVRVRKKVKKSVSEGIVHVHASFNNTIVTITDRQGNALSWATSGGAGFKGSRKSTPFAAQVAAEHAGKVAQEHGVKNLEVRIKGPGPGRESAVRALNALGFKITSISDVTPVPHNGCRPPKKRRI from the coding sequence ATGGCTAAAGCAAACACAGTGCGTGTACGTAAGAAAGTCAAGAAGAGTGTTTCGGAAGGCATCGTGCACGTGCACGCTTCCTTCAACAACACGATCGTGACCATCACCGATCGCCAAGGGAATGCATTATCTTGGGCTACCTCGGGCGGTGCTGGTTTTAAAGGCTCTCGGAAAAGTACACCGTTCGCAGCCCAGGTGGCTGCGGAGCACGCTGGTAAAGTTGCCCAAGAACACGGTGTCAAGAACCTCGAAGTCCGCATCAAGGGTCCCGGCCCCGGCCGCGAATCCGCTGTGCGTGCGTTGAATGCGCTGGGATTCAAGATCACCAGCATTTCCGACGTTACCCCCGTACCGCACAACGGCTGCCGCCCGCCGAAGAAGCGTCGTATTTAA
- the rpsD gene encoding 30S ribosomal protein S4, giving the protein MARYIGPKCKLSRREGTDLFLKSARRALDSKCKLDSKPGQHGAKQPRLSDFGVQLREKQKIRRIYGVLERQFRRYFEEAARRKGSTGENLLKILEARLDNVVYRMGYGSTRSEARQLVSHKSITVNGQVVNIPSYQVKSGDVVSVREKSKKQVRIQEALALAEQIGLPSWVSVDSKKMEGVYKSAPERGDLSSDINEQLVVEFYSK; this is encoded by the coding sequence ATGGCACGTTATATCGGACCGAAATGTAAACTTTCGCGCCGTGAAGGCACTGACCTGTTCCTGAAGAGCGCCCGTCGCGCCCTGGACAGCAAGTGCAAGCTCGACAGCAAACCCGGTCAGCATGGCGCCAAGCAACCGCGCCTGTCTGACTTCGGCGTTCAGCTGCGTGAGAAGCAAAAGATTCGCCGTATCTACGGCGTCCTGGAACGCCAGTTCCGCCGCTACTTCGAAGAAGCGGCCCGCCGCAAGGGCTCGACCGGTGAGAACCTGTTGAAGATCCTGGAGGCCCGCCTCGACAACGTGGTGTATCGCATGGGCTATGGCTCGACCCGCTCGGAAGCGCGTCAATTGGTCAGCCACAAGTCCATCACCGTGAATGGCCAAGTGGTCAACATCCCGTCCTACCAGGTCAAGTCTGGCGACGTGGTGTCGGTGCGCGAGAAGTCGAAGAAGCAAGTCCGCATTCAGGAAGCGCTTGCGTTGGCCGAGCAGATCGGTCTCCCGAGCTGGGTCAGTGTCGACAGCAAGAAGATGGAGGGCGTGTACAAGAGCGCTCCCGAGCGCGGCGACCTCTCCAGCGACATCAACGAGCAGCTCGTCGTCGAGTTCTACTC